Proteins from a single region of Leptospira brenneri:
- a CDS encoding NADH-quinone oxidoreductase subunit B, translating into MGLTETLSKPGEMFGDMFQVATLDNVVQWGQSFSLWPYPFATACCGIEYMSTSCADYDIARFGAERPSFSPRQADMILVLGTITYKMAPVLRQIYDQLAEPKFVISVGACASSGGMFHTYGVLQGVDRILPVDVYVPGCPPRPEALLDALVKLQKKVQGQGLEARRQEVMRKIEEINERNKPLVVA; encoded by the coding sequence ATGGGATTAACAGAAACACTATCCAAACCAGGTGAGATGTTTGGCGATATGTTCCAAGTGGCAACACTCGATAATGTTGTCCAATGGGGACAAAGTTTTTCTCTATGGCCTTATCCATTCGCCACTGCTTGTTGCGGAATTGAATACATGAGTACCTCTTGTGCGGATTATGATATCGCTCGGTTTGGTGCAGAACGTCCTTCTTTTTCTCCACGCCAAGCAGATATGATTTTGGTTCTTGGAACCATCACTTATAAAATGGCTCCCGTCTTACGACAGATATACGACCAATTAGCGGAACCAAAATTTGTGATTTCAGTTGGTGCATGTGCTTCTTCAGGCGGAATGTTTCACACCTACGGTGTGTTACAAGGTGTAGACCGAATTCTTCCCGTTGATGTGTATGTTCCTGGTTGTCCACCAAGACCAGAAGCTCTTCTGGATGCCCTTGTCAAACTTCAAAAGAAAGTGCAAGGCCAAGGTTTGGAAGCAAGACGCCAAGAAGTCATGAGAAAAATCGAAGAAATCAACGAACGCAACAAACCTCTTGTAGTGGCATGA
- a CDS encoding NADH-quinone oxidoreductase subunit A: MGSAPDSFAPILLQLLLGVGFSALILALAFLLNPKKKSKPQDTFECGVTYYGDARGLFNIKFYLVAVLFILFDIEAVFLYPWAVNLISFKEAGLGTFFLLEMFFFLLILVVGLYYIWKKGALEWD; this comes from the coding sequence ATGGGTTCTGCACCTGATAGTTTTGCTCCAATCCTTTTACAACTTTTGCTAGGAGTCGGTTTCTCCGCTCTGATCTTGGCTCTTGCCTTCCTTCTCAATCCGAAGAAAAAATCGAAACCTCAAGATACATTTGAATGCGGGGTTACGTATTACGGTGATGCTAGAGGACTTTTCAACATCAAGTTCTATCTAGTAGCCGTACTTTTTATCCTCTTCGATATTGAAGCTGTCTTTTTATATCCTTGGGCAGTGAACTTAATCAGCTTTAAAGAAGCAGGTCTTGGAACCTTCTTCTTACTGGAGATGTTTTTCTTTTTGCTCATACTTGTCGTGGGTCTATACTATATATGGAAAAAAGGAGCATTGGAATGGGATTAA
- a CDS encoding SpoIIE family protein phosphatase — translation MFTETRPSYNPYEISRESHEILESISSLVLAPPSGDFFQTRVLRLANVFHLSAVWISEYKRETSQFQTLALVHLGELSATKSYNGNIAPCSETIDSKTYYHTTDLESRYPGFESVLSIKGNHYLGYPLKSRSGEVIGIIGILNRKHISHLGRIIRILELLSIRTSQELERRKSDTYISHAIESVYALSHSLKEIHRLTTSHFESIEDLFSGYLKTGLQLFHFPVGIISKIDQDKYKILQIEGETNHLKPGESLRTVDTFFLKAIQSKKTVFSEDIFSSDENLEKTLFFKEYGFLKFLEVPIIIDNKVQGSIGFFSTKVGGTPIENHFIEVIEMMSKSIAHEIEKREVAEEIKRIKLHQDGDYYLTSLLVKPLGGTAIESSNVKIEFLTKQKKEFSFQGKQGEIGGDLSVAHTISLRGKKHTVFINADAMGKSLQGAAGALVLGAVFRSIIERTKNREEYQNRFPEQWLREVFDELNKTFESFDYTMLVSLILGLVEDESGLLYFVNAEHPHLILYRDGIASFIKTKYSYLKIGATLPQDRFAINTFQLESGDVLFGGSDGKDDILVHGACSGEHFLNTDEKLFLEHVRRREGNLSGIVRSIQQTGDLTDDLSLFRLEFNSNSEIKPKTKQSDLDQISKFKQEIRKGNLVAAQTLLESAYELNHRNLEVLQSLVKFRIANQDYEQAVKYGEEYLSLKADGNHILLSLSFAYQKLGKINKAIEYSERLILREPQHLKNTTHLAVLYGKKGDFEKAKEFLNFVIELTNDKNQLEKLEKYLTRIEHVHTKQKRKLLAE, via the coding sequence ATGTTCACAGAAACGAGACCCAGTTACAACCCATATGAAATCTCCAGAGAGTCTCATGAAATTTTGGAATCCATTTCCTCTTTGGTTTTAGCACCACCTTCGGGTGATTTTTTTCAAACTAGAGTATTAAGATTAGCGAACGTTTTCCACCTATCAGCTGTTTGGATTTCTGAATATAAAAGGGAAACTTCCCAATTCCAAACTTTAGCATTAGTTCATTTAGGAGAACTATCTGCTACGAAATCATATAACGGAAATATTGCTCCATGTTCTGAGACAATTGATTCCAAAACTTACTACCATACAACAGACTTAGAAAGTAGATACCCTGGTTTTGAATCTGTATTGTCAATCAAAGGGAATCATTATTTAGGTTACCCATTAAAATCGAGATCAGGCGAAGTGATTGGAATTATTGGTATTCTCAATCGAAAACATATTTCACATCTGGGACGAATCATTCGGATTTTAGAATTACTTTCCATCAGGACTTCCCAGGAATTAGAAAGAAGAAAATCGGATACATATATTTCTCATGCGATTGAGTCTGTTTATGCACTCAGTCATTCCTTAAAAGAAATCCATAGACTTACAACATCTCACTTCGAATCCATTGAAGATCTTTTTTCCGGGTATCTCAAAACGGGACTACAGTTATTTCATTTTCCGGTTGGGATTATTAGCAAAATAGACCAAGACAAATACAAAATTTTACAAATTGAAGGAGAAACAAATCATCTAAAACCAGGCGAATCCTTGAGGACAGTTGATACATTTTTCTTAAAAGCAATCCAATCAAAGAAAACAGTTTTCTCAGAAGATATTTTTTCTTCAGATGAAAACCTAGAAAAAACTCTATTTTTTAAAGAATATGGGTTTTTGAAATTTTTAGAAGTCCCCATCATCATTGATAATAAAGTACAAGGATCCATTGGTTTTTTTTCTACAAAGGTAGGAGGGACTCCCATTGAAAATCATTTTATAGAAGTCATTGAGATGATGAGTAAAAGTATAGCCCATGAAATTGAAAAACGAGAAGTCGCTGAAGAAATCAAAAGAATCAAACTCCACCAAGATGGAGATTATTATTTAACTTCCTTACTTGTGAAACCTTTAGGTGGAACGGCCATCGAAAGTTCAAATGTAAAAATCGAATTCTTAACAAAACAGAAAAAAGAATTTTCGTTTCAAGGAAAACAAGGAGAAATCGGAGGTGATTTATCTGTTGCTCATACAATCAGTTTACGTGGTAAAAAACATACGGTTTTTATCAATGCTGATGCTATGGGAAAATCTTTACAAGGTGCTGCTGGTGCCTTGGTTTTGGGTGCGGTGTTTCGATCCATCATAGAAAGAACTAAAAATAGAGAAGAATACCAAAACAGATTTCCTGAACAATGGTTACGAGAAGTATTTGATGAACTTAACAAAACCTTCGAAAGTTTTGATTATACAATGCTTGTTTCTCTCATTTTAGGTTTGGTAGAAGATGAATCAGGATTACTGTATTTTGTGAATGCAGAACATCCTCATTTAATTCTATATAGAGATGGAATTGCAAGTTTCATTAAAACAAAATATAGTTATCTTAAAATTGGTGCCACCCTCCCCCAAGACAGATTTGCAATTAATACCTTCCAATTAGAAAGTGGAGATGTTCTTTTTGGTGGATCAGATGGAAAAGATGACATTTTAGTACATGGAGCTTGCAGTGGTGAACATTTTCTAAATACCGATGAAAAATTATTTTTAGAGCATGTAAGAAGAAGGGAAGGTAACCTCTCTGGAATCGTACGTTCCATCCAACAAACCGGAGACCTGACCGACGATTTGTCACTTTTCCGATTAGAATTTAATTCGAATTCAGAAATAAAACCAAAAACAAAACAAAGTGATTTAGATCAGATTTCTAAATTCAAACAAGAAATCCGAAAAGGAAACCTGGTCGCTGCACAAACACTTTTGGAAAGTGCTTACGAGCTAAACCATCGTAATTTAGAAGTATTACAAAGTTTAGTAAAATTTAGAATCGCAAACCAAGACTACGAACAAGCAGTCAAATATGGCGAAGAATATTTATCCCTAAAAGCTGATGGGAATCATATCCTATTGTCCTTATCATTTGCTTATCAAAAATTAGGCAAAATCAACAAAGCAATCGAATATTCAGAAAGGCTCATCCTTCGAGAACCTCAACACTTAAAGAATACAACTCATTTGGCTGTTTTATATGGGAAAAAAGGTGATTTTGAAAAAGCAAAAGAATTTTTAAACTTTGTCATCGAATTGACGAACGACAAAAACCAATTGGAAAAATTAGAAAAGTATTTAACGAGAATCGAACATGTTCATACCAAACAAAAAAGAAAACTTTTAGCAGAATGA
- the nuoE gene encoding complex I 24 kDa subunit family protein yields the protein MAYQFSQDSEKRFQRLIPQFPSKRSLILPCLFLLQADKGFVDKEGMQYIADRIGDPISLAHVHGVATFYTMYNKKPVGKFHIQICGNISCYLSGSDSITEHVCSKLGIEAGETTKDKKFTVDEVQCLGACGFGPVAQINDKYYENLTPEKIEAIISELEKQV from the coding sequence ATGGCTTATCAATTTTCACAAGATTCGGAGAAAAGATTCCAACGACTCATTCCTCAGTTCCCGAGTAAACGTTCGTTAATTTTACCATGTCTTTTTTTATTACAAGCTGACAAAGGTTTTGTGGATAAAGAAGGAATGCAATACATTGCAGATCGAATTGGGGATCCTATCTCTCTGGCGCATGTACATGGAGTGGCTACTTTTTACACCATGTACAATAAAAAGCCGGTAGGGAAGTTTCATATTCAAATTTGTGGAAACATTTCTTGTTATCTATCTGGGTCCGATTCCATTACTGAACATGTTTGTTCTAAACTAGGAATCGAAGCCGGAGAAACAACAAAGGATAAAAAATTCACAGTGGATGAAGTGCAATGTTTAGGTGCCTGTGGGTTTGGGCCAGTGGCGCAAATCAATGACAAATACTACGAAAACCTAACTCCTGAAAAAATCGAAGCGATCATTTCCGAATTGGAAAAGCAGGTATAA
- a CDS encoding replication-associated recombination protein A, which produces MDSLFSQNKQVPLAHAVRPKDWSEFVGQTQVVQSLKSIPKPTSILFYGPPGSGKTTLAHLLTQTWSLEKRYLSCVTSGLKEVREVLDEAKRRGTIVLFLDEIHRFSSSQQDALLSAVEEGEIILIAATTENPSFRVNKALLSRMLVYRLTTLSEEEENSIFETCLIKLNHKGKFPDDLKKELFRRSSGDARKLLGYLERILNFTEDTGSIDESKLAEILGENVIFYDKNSESHYDIISAFIKSLRGSDPDAALFYLALMIEGGEDPLFIARRLVIFASEDVGNASVHALPLAIATWQAVERVGMPEGRIPLSQCTTFLASAPKSNASYLAIDQALQLVRERKREFQIPNHLRNAPTATHKKEGAGKDYQYPHDYPDHFVKEKYFPESFYPNPPRFYEPTNQGMEKNLKDQLKKLWGDRK; this is translated from the coding sequence GTGGATTCCCTCTTTTCCCAAAACAAACAGGTTCCTTTGGCCCATGCAGTCAGGCCTAAAGATTGGTCTGAATTTGTGGGCCAAACTCAGGTGGTTCAGTCTCTAAAATCCATTCCCAAACCCACTTCTATTTTATTTTATGGTCCTCCTGGATCTGGAAAAACTACCTTAGCCCATCTTCTGACACAAACCTGGAGTTTGGAAAAACGTTATTTAAGTTGTGTGACCAGTGGACTGAAAGAAGTGCGAGAAGTTTTGGATGAAGCCAAACGTCGCGGAACTATTGTTTTGTTTTTGGATGAGATCCATCGTTTTTCTTCCTCCCAACAAGATGCCCTTCTTTCTGCTGTGGAAGAAGGGGAGATTATTCTCATTGCGGCTACCACTGAGAACCCTAGCTTTCGAGTGAATAAAGCTCTCCTTTCGCGAATGCTTGTCTACCGACTGACCACTTTATCGGAAGAAGAAGAAAATTCTATTTTTGAAACCTGTCTTATTAAATTAAATCATAAAGGAAAATTTCCTGATGATTTGAAAAAAGAACTCTTTCGTAGAAGTTCAGGTGATGCCAGGAAGCTACTTGGATACCTGGAACGAATTTTAAATTTTACCGAAGATACGGGAAGTATCGATGAATCAAAGTTAGCTGAGATTTTGGGTGAAAATGTAATTTTTTATGATAAAAATAGTGAAAGCCATTATGATATTATCTCTGCTTTTATCAAATCGCTGCGTGGGAGTGATCCCGATGCCGCTCTTTTTTATTTGGCCTTAATGATCGAAGGAGGGGAAGATCCTCTCTTTATCGCTAGAAGACTTGTGATTTTTGCAAGCGAAGATGTAGGGAATGCCAGTGTCCATGCTCTCCCTTTAGCAATCGCTACTTGGCAAGCAGTGGAACGAGTGGGAATGCCGGAGGGAAGGATTCCTCTTAGTCAGTGTACGACTTTTCTCGCTTCTGCTCCTAAATCGAATGCTAGTTATTTGGCAATTGACCAAGCCTTACAATTGGTAAGAGAAAGGAAAAGGGAATTTCAAATTCCCAACCATCTTCGGAATGCACCCACAGCCACTCATAAAAAAGAAGGTGCAGGGAAAGATTACCAGTACCCACATGATTATCCTGACCACTTTGTAAAAGAAAAATACTTTCCTGAATCTTTTTATCCGAATCCTCCAAGGTTTTATGAACCAACGAATCAAGGGATGGAAAAAAACTTAAAAGACCAATTGAAAAAACTCTGGGGTGACAGGAAATGA
- a CDS encoding NADH-quinone oxidoreductase subunit D: protein MVMYEKTAEHFGKKFKDLPEGHLLVNLGPSHPATHGILQNVIQIDGERVVDTESVIGYVHRCFEKLGERYDYNQFLVCTDRMNYVSTPLNNIGWILTVEKMMQIQVPERVTYVRMIISELSRIMDHIICNGIMGVDLGAFSGLLHLFHHRENIYQILEKLTGARLTTTFCRVGGMERDIYPEFQSEIKTIIKGLKPALDEFQDLLIRNKIFNERTAGIGGLSAERAIAYGFSGPNLRAAGVPWDVRKDDPYMFYDKVDFDIPVGEDGSALDRTLVRMEEMRQSMRIIEQLIDGIPEGPYHADVPHTFLPPKDRVYNNMEELIYHFKIIMHGVKVPPGEYYMSTEAANGELGFYVVSEGEKSPWRVHVRRPCFWYYQAFPELVKGGLLADTIATMSSLNVIAGELDC, encoded by the coding sequence ATGGTAATGTACGAAAAAACAGCCGAACACTTTGGCAAAAAATTCAAAGACCTACCAGAAGGCCACTTACTTGTGAACCTTGGGCCAAGTCATCCTGCCACTCATGGAATTTTACAAAACGTAATTCAAATTGATGGAGAACGTGTGGTAGATACGGAATCCGTGATTGGTTATGTGCATCGTTGTTTTGAAAAACTCGGTGAACGTTACGATTACAACCAATTCTTAGTTTGTACGGATCGTATGAACTACGTATCCACTCCCCTCAATAACATTGGTTGGATCCTTACTGTTGAAAAGATGATGCAAATCCAAGTTCCAGAACGAGTCACTTACGTTCGAATGATTATATCGGAACTTTCTCGGATTATGGATCATATCATTTGTAACGGGATTATGGGTGTGGATCTTGGCGCATTTTCTGGACTTTTGCATTTATTCCACCATAGGGAAAATATATATCAAATTTTAGAGAAGCTAACGGGTGCTCGGTTAACAACAACCTTTTGCCGTGTGGGTGGAATGGAACGTGATATCTATCCAGAATTCCAATCCGAAATCAAAACCATCATCAAGGGTTTAAAACCTGCTTTGGATGAATTCCAAGACCTACTCATTCGTAATAAAATTTTTAACGAACGGACTGCTGGAATTGGTGGTCTTTCGGCAGAACGTGCCATTGCTTATGGATTTTCTGGACCCAACCTTCGCGCGGCCGGTGTTCCTTGGGATGTTAGAAAAGATGATCCGTATATGTTCTATGATAAAGTCGATTTTGACATTCCAGTGGGAGAAGATGGGTCCGCATTGGATAGAACTCTGGTCCGTATGGAAGAGATGCGTCAATCGATGCGAATCATTGAACAACTAATCGATGGAATCCCTGAAGGCCCGTATCACGCCGATGTTCCTCATACCTTTCTTCCCCCGAAAGATCGAGTGTACAACAATATGGAAGAACTCATTTATCATTTTAAAATCATCATGCACGGAGTGAAAGTTCCTCCAGGCGAATACTATATGTCCACCGAGGCGGCCAATGGAGAACTCGGGTTTTATGTAGTGTCAGAAGGAGAAAAATCTCCTTGGAGAGTGCATGTAAGACGTCCTTGTTTTTGGTATTACCAAGCTTTCCCGGAACTTGTGAAAGGGGGCCTTCTTGCTGATACCATTGCCACTATGTCTTCACTCAATGTCATTGCAGGGGAGTTAGATTGTTAA
- the nuoF gene encoding NADH-quinone oxidoreductase subunit NuoF has translation MGLKTLLTTHIASPDSHTLNHYRSVGGYESQKKALTEMTAEQIVNDVKNSGLRGRGGAGFPTGNKWGFIPKTDKPKYLICNGDEGEPGTFKDRLLIEKFPHMLIEGMVIAAKAIDSHQGYIYIRGEFHKGIRIVEEAVEEAYKAGLLGKNILGLGYDFDLAVYSGAGAYICGEESALINSLEGRRGHPRLKPPFPAVSGLYACPTVVNNVETFCNVPHIIRITGDEYKKIGTEKSPGTRLFAVSGHVKKPGIYEVEMGTPMKELVYDICGGIKNDKTLKAVIPGGSSSPILNAEEVMTATMDYESIASLKSMLGSGAVIVLSEEADLVETTYRLAEFYSHESCGQCTPCREGTHWVKDLLHKIKIGEGTEKDVELIFSLSRNMEGGTTICPLADACVMAVRPTMTKFKGEFSARLKKEVSISH, from the coding sequence ATGGGATTAAAAACTCTACTCACGACTCATATTGCTTCTCCTGATTCTCATACATTAAATCATTACCGTTCTGTTGGTGGGTATGAAAGTCAGAAAAAAGCCCTGACCGAGATGACCGCCGAACAAATTGTAAACGATGTTAAAAACTCCGGTCTTCGTGGTCGCGGCGGTGCTGGTTTTCCAACGGGAAACAAATGGGGATTCATTCCAAAAACAGACAAACCCAAGTATTTAATTTGTAATGGGGACGAAGGGGAACCTGGAACTTTTAAGGACCGACTTCTCATCGAAAAATTCCCACATATGTTGATTGAAGGGATGGTCATTGCTGCAAAAGCAATCGATTCCCATCAAGGTTATATTTACATTCGAGGTGAATTTCATAAAGGAATTCGTATTGTAGAAGAGGCTGTAGAAGAAGCCTATAAGGCGGGTCTTCTTGGAAAAAACATTTTAGGTCTTGGATATGATTTTGATTTAGCTGTGTATTCTGGTGCTGGTGCTTATATTTGCGGAGAAGAATCCGCACTCATCAATTCCCTTGAGGGAAGGAGGGGCCACCCAAGACTCAAACCTCCATTCCCTGCGGTGTCTGGACTTTATGCTTGTCCTACTGTTGTGAATAATGTGGAAACATTTTGTAATGTCCCGCATATCATTCGTATTACGGGTGATGAATATAAAAAAATCGGAACAGAAAAATCTCCGGGGACAAGACTTTTTGCAGTCAGTGGACATGTGAAAAAACCAGGGATTTACGAAGTGGAGATGGGAACTCCGATGAAGGAACTCGTTTATGATATCTGTGGTGGAATCAAAAACGATAAAACTTTAAAAGCAGTGATTCCTGGAGGAAGTTCTTCTCCAATCCTAAATGCAGAAGAAGTGATGACTGCAACCATGGATTATGAGTCCATCGCTTCTCTCAAATCAATGTTAGGTTCGGGTGCGGTGATTGTTCTTTCCGAAGAAGCTGATCTTGTCGAAACCACATACAGGTTAGCAGAATTTTATTCTCACGAATCTTGCGGCCAATGTACACCTTGTCGTGAAGGTACACATTGGGTAAAAGACCTTCTCCATAAAATAAAGATTGGAGAAGGAACAGAAAAAGATGTAGAACTCATTTTTTCTTTGTCTAGAAATATGGAAGGTGGAACCACCATTTGTCCGTTAGCGGATGCTTGTGTTATGGCAGTCCGTCCGACAATGACAAAGTTTAAAGGCGAGTTCTCGGCGCGATTGAAAAAGGAAGTGAGTATTTCTCACTAA
- a CDS encoding NADH-quinone oxidoreductase subunit C gives MKEKITEYFTSKFSDVLLPQRDINTNLLYFSIKKEALPKVVEALKNHPDFAFTYLNDLTSVDWLGKREPRFEVVYLLRSPKNKHFRLQLRVPVGEGEEVPSLTGIFPASNWPEREVYDLMGISFTGHPQMERLIMPDNFIGHPLRKDYPLEGPGQDYLIEDLLTIHVNEDIAS, from the coding sequence ATGAAAGAAAAAATTACCGAATACTTTACTTCTAAGTTTTCCGATGTTTTACTTCCGCAAAGGGACATAAACACGAATTTACTTTATTTTAGCATCAAAAAGGAAGCTCTGCCAAAAGTGGTAGAGGCTTTGAAGAACCATCCAGATTTTGCCTTCACTTATCTGAATGACCTTACTTCTGTAGATTGGTTAGGAAAAAGGGAACCACGATTTGAAGTGGTTTATTTACTTCGTTCTCCCAAAAACAAACACTTTCGATTGCAGCTTCGAGTTCCTGTGGGTGAAGGGGAAGAGGTTCCGAGCCTAACGGGAATCTTTCCTGCTTCCAATTGGCCAGAAAGAGAAGTGTATGATCTAATGGGAATTTCCTTCACAGGTCATCCACAAATGGAACGCCTCATTATGCCTGATAACTTTATTGGTCATCCTCTTCGTAAGGATTATCCATTAGAAGGTCCGGGCCAAGATTATCTCATTGAAGACTTACTCACCATTCACGTAAACGAGGATATTGCCAGTTAG
- the pth gene encoding aminoacyl-tRNA hydrolase, with amino-acid sequence MIHFLIVGLGNPGDKYKNTRHNIGFMVLDALASRFNESFKDSKKYAETTHSWEGDKIHLLKPLEFMNLSGKATQTLANLYKIPPSQILVVQDEVDLPFGKIKNKIGGGTAGHNGLKDIVAKLGSQDFHRLRFGVGKPEKGGMEVADFVLQNFNSEERNILQTLIQDSITKIEDWIKTNKNLILKESEK; translated from the coding sequence ATGATTCATTTTTTAATTGTAGGTCTTGGGAATCCAGGAGATAAATACAAAAACACTCGCCATAATATTGGTTTTATGGTTTTAGATGCTCTCGCTTCTCGTTTCAACGAATCCTTTAAAGATTCTAAAAAATATGCAGAGACTACCCACTCTTGGGAAGGGGATAAAATTCATCTTTTAAAACCATTGGAATTTATGAACCTTTCAGGAAAGGCTACGCAAACTTTAGCCAACCTGTATAAAATCCCTCCTTCGCAGATATTAGTCGTGCAAGATGAAGTCGATTTACCTTTTGGAAAAATCAAAAATAAAATTGGCGGTGGGACTGCTGGCCACAATGGACTAAAAGATATAGTTGCAAAATTAGGATCTCAGGATTTTCACAGGTTACGATTTGGAGTTGGAAAACCAGAGAAAGGTGGGATGGAAGTTGCCGATTTTGTTTTACAAAACTTTAATTCGGAAGAACGAAACATTTTGCAAACTTTGATTCAAGATTCGATTACAAAAATTGAAGATTGGATCAAAACCAATAAAAATCTCATCCTTAAAGAATCTGAAAAGTAA
- a CDS encoding YqaA family protein codes for MSKEKEASINLKSLIFQTILSIVIVLVIVFGLAFFFRKELLGFSEHFVRIFGYWGLFVGMIFSDSLPAFVPPDAFLMLAITGEMDPLKTILSMSFGSILGGSLAYLVGLYLIPKFHLGRQMVLHYEDKLLPYIRKYGFGAVVLSALTPIPYSWMAYTVGTFKMRYSLFLLGSLFRFVRVTIYFYAMYLGWITGG; via the coding sequence ATGTCAAAAGAAAAAGAGGCCTCAATCAATCTAAAGAGTCTTATCTTTCAAACCATCCTCTCTATTGTGATTGTACTTGTGATCGTTTTTGGTTTGGCGTTTTTTTTCCGTAAAGAACTTCTTGGGTTTAGCGAACACTTTGTACGGATTTTCGGATATTGGGGTTTGTTTGTTGGGATGATTTTTTCCGATAGTCTCCCTGCCTTCGTTCCTCCTGATGCTTTTCTGATGCTTGCAATTACGGGTGAGATGGATCCTTTAAAAACAATTTTATCCATGTCTTTTGGCAGTATTCTCGGAGGTTCTCTTGCCTACCTAGTCGGATTATATCTCATTCCTAAATTTCATTTGGGAAGGCAGATGGTTTTGCATTACGAAGACAAACTCCTGCCTTATATCCGAAAATACGGGTTTGGGGCTGTGGTTTTAAGTGCCCTCACTCCCATTCCTTATTCTTGGATGGCTTATACCGTCGGTACATTTAAGATGCGTTATTCGCTATTTTTACTTGGATCACTTTTTCGCTTTGTTCGAGTCACTATATATTTTTACGCTATGTATCTTGGATGGATCACAGGGGGATAG